One Bacillus sp. 1780r2a1 DNA segment encodes these proteins:
- the walK gene encoding cell wall metabolism sensor histidine kinase WalK — translation MKKVRFFQSIHLKFVLIYVLLILIAMQIIGVYFVRQLEKELVNNFTNSLTERVGLLAYNIEQELEKTRNDTSPTLEEDLEVVLRDFASMQGISSKDILEVRVIDPNRRIIGTSNPNPEQIVGKKINDLAVTNALLAGTSSNKVYRKSGDRIRVLTVPIRLQDDVGGNASTNPNSRESLQSEQEILGAVYLIATMEPVYEQMRKINSIFASGTVISLVITALLGVFLAQTITRPMSEMRKQALEMAKGNFSRKAKVYGYDEIGQLALTFNNLTRKLQEAQATTEGERRKLSSVLAHMTDGVIATDRKGRVILINDPAASMLNVSRETVLSEPIVTLLGLDETHTFESLLANQDSLILDFSTKTEPFILRATVSAIQKETGFINGIIIVLHDITEQEKIDQDRREFVANVSHELRTPLTTMRSYLDALAEGAWQDKEIAPNFLHVTQTETERMIRLVNDLLQLSKLDSEDYRFSRDPVNFVKFYHYIIDRFEMTIEQGITFVRELPDESIYVAIDQDKITQVLDNIISNAIKYSPEGGTITFSIKQHTHEIVVSIKDQGMGIPKSNLSKIFERFYRVDKARTRKLGGTGLGLAIAKEIIEAHDGRIWAESKEGVGTSIYFTLPIESENDEEWE, via the coding sequence ATGAAGAAAGTCCGGTTTTTTCAGTCCATTCATTTGAAGTTTGTATTAATTTATGTATTGCTTATTTTAATTGCAATGCAAATCATTGGTGTTTATTTTGTACGCCAGTTAGAAAAAGAACTTGTTAATAACTTTACAAATTCATTGACAGAACGTGTAGGGTTACTTGCTTATAATATTGAACAAGAGCTAGAAAAAACACGTAACGACACGTCCCCTACTTTAGAAGAAGACTTAGAAGTAGTGCTGAGAGACTTTGCTTCTATGCAAGGGATTTCTTCTAAAGATATATTAGAAGTGCGCGTTATTGACCCGAATAGACGTATTATAGGGACATCAAATCCAAACCCTGAACAAATAGTAGGGAAAAAAATAAATGATTTAGCCGTTACGAATGCTCTTTTAGCAGGCACATCTTCTAATAAGGTATATCGTAAAAGTGGTGACAGAATTAGAGTATTGACTGTGCCTATTCGTCTACAGGATGATGTAGGAGGAAATGCTTCTACAAATCCAAATAGCCGAGAAAGTTTACAGTCAGAACAAGAGATACTAGGTGCTGTTTATTTAATTGCGACGATGGAGCCCGTCTACGAGCAAATGAGGAAAATTAATAGCATCTTTGCTTCCGGTACAGTTATATCGTTAGTTATTACAGCACTTTTAGGTGTGTTTTTGGCTCAAACGATCACACGACCAATGTCTGAGATGCGTAAGCAGGCATTAGAAATGGCAAAAGGAAACTTCTCAAGAAAAGCAAAGGTCTACGGTTATGATGAGATAGGACAGCTTGCCTTAACGTTTAATAATTTGACAAGGAAACTGCAAGAAGCACAAGCTACTACTGAAGGAGAGCGGCGTAAGCTAAGCTCTGTACTTGCTCATATGACAGATGGTGTTATTGCTACTGACCGTAAAGGTAGAGTGATTTTAATTAATGACCCAGCTGCGTCGATGTTAAACGTTTCACGTGAAACTGTATTGTCAGAGCCTATTGTCACGCTTTTAGGTTTAGATGAAACACATACATTTGAAAGCTTATTGGCCAATCAAGATTCACTAATCCTTGATTTTAGTACGAAAACAGAACCGTTTATCTTGAGAGCCACTGTGTCAGCTATTCAAAAGGAAACAGGTTTTATCAACGGAATTATTATTGTCTTACACGACATTACAGAGCAAGAGAAAATCGATCAGGATCGACGAGAGTTTGTAGCAAACGTCTCTCATGAACTTCGAACACCTTTGACTACAATGCGAAGCTACTTAGATGCTTTGGCAGAAGGCGCGTGGCAGGATAAAGAGATAGCTCCAAACTTTTTACATGTTACTCAAACAGAAACAGAGCGCATGATTCGTTTAGTTAATGACTTGTTGCAATTATCTAAGTTAGATAGCGAAGACTATCGTTTTAGTCGAGATCCGGTTAACTTTGTAAAGTTCTATCATTACATTATTGATCGTTTTGAAATGACAATTGAGCAAGGAATTACCTTTGTTAGAGAACTACCTGATGAATCCATCTATGTAGCGATTGACCAAGATAAAATTACGCAAGTATTAGATAATATTATTTCAAATGCGATTAAGTATTCACCAGAAGGGGGAACAATTACGTTTTCCATTAAACAACACACGCATGAAATTGTGGTGAGTATTAAAGACCAAGGCATGGGAATACCAAAGTCAAATCTGTCTAAAATCTTTGAACGCTTTTATCGTGTGGATAAAGCGAGAACGCGTAAGCTAGGAGGAACAGGTTTAGGTTTAGCGATTGCAAAAGAAATTATTGAAGCTCATGATGGTCGAATATGGGCAGAAAGTAAAGAAGGGGTTGGGACATCTATTTACTTCACACTCCCAATTGAAAGCGAGAATGATGAAGAATGGGAATGA
- the dnaB gene encoding replicative DNA helicase, with translation MNDLFADRLPPQNIEAEQAVLGAIFLEPSSLTLASELLIPEDFYRAAHQKIFTCMLKLSDQGEPVDLVTVTSDLANQKILEEIGGVAYLSDLANSVPTAANIEYYAKIVEEKSILRRLIRTATDIASEGYAREDEVEVLLNEAEKNILEVAQRKNTGVFQNIKDVLVQTYDNIEVLHNRKGDITGIPTGFTDLDRMTAGFQRNDLIIVAARPSVGKTAFALNIAQNVATKTDENVAIFSLEMGAEQLVMRMLCAEGNIDAQRLRTGSLTSEDWGKLTMAMGSLSNAGIYIDDTPGVRVGEIRSKCRRLKQEGGLGMILIDYLQLIQGNGRSGENRQQEVSEISRSLKALARELQVPVIALSQLSRGVEQRQDKRPMMSDIRESGSIEQDADIVAFLYREDYYEKDTENQNIIEIIIAKQRNGPVGTVQLAFVKEYNKFVNLERRFDDSGVPPGA, from the coding sequence ATGAATGATCTTTTTGCTGATCGTCTACCGCCTCAAAATATCGAAGCTGAACAGGCGGTATTAGGGGCAATTTTCCTAGAGCCATCTTCTTTAACGTTAGCGTCTGAGTTATTAATTCCAGAAGACTTTTATCGAGCAGCTCACCAAAAGATTTTTACATGCATGCTAAAACTTTCAGACCAAGGTGAACCGGTCGACTTAGTTACGGTTACATCAGATTTAGCAAATCAAAAAATCTTAGAAGAAATAGGTGGAGTGGCATATCTAAGCGATTTAGCTAACTCTGTACCAACTGCTGCTAACATTGAATACTATGCGAAAATCGTAGAGGAAAAATCGATTCTTCGCAGGCTTATTCGAACAGCGACTGATATTGCTTCAGAGGGTTATGCGAGAGAAGATGAAGTCGAAGTCTTATTGAATGAAGCGGAAAAAAACATTTTAGAAGTAGCACAGCGTAAAAATACGGGCGTGTTTCAAAATATTAAAGATGTTTTGGTACAAACCTATGACAATATTGAAGTTCTTCACAATCGTAAAGGTGACATTACAGGGATTCCAACAGGGTTTACTGATTTAGACCGCATGACTGCAGGGTTTCAGCGAAACGATTTAATCATTGTTGCCGCACGTCCATCGGTAGGTAAAACTGCATTTGCGCTAAATATTGCCCAAAACGTAGCAACCAAAACAGATGAAAACGTAGCGATTTTCAGTTTGGAGATGGGAGCGGAACAGCTTGTTATGAGGATGCTTTGTGCAGAAGGTAATATTGATGCACAAAGGTTAAGAACAGGCTCTTTAACATCGGAAGATTGGGGAAAGCTAACCATGGCAATGGGCTCTCTATCTAATGCTGGTATTTATATAGATGACACGCCAGGTGTACGAGTAGGAGAAATTCGCTCAAAATGTAGACGTCTGAAGCAAGAAGGCGGCCTAGGAATGATTTTAATTGATTATCTACAGTTAATTCAAGGAAACGGTCGAAGCGGCGAGAATCGTCAACAAGAAGTATCGGAGATTTCTCGTTCGTTAAAAGCATTGGCACGTGAACTTCAAGTTCCTGTTATTGCACTATCTCAGCTTTCACGTGGAGTTGAGCAACGTCAAGATAAAAGACCAATGATGTCGGATATTCGTGAATCAGGAAGTATTGAGCAGGATGCTGATATTGTTGCCTTTTTATATCGTGAAGACTACTATGAAAAAGATACTGAAAATCAAAATATTATCGAAATTATCATTGCTAAGCAGCGTAACGGGCCAGTTGGAACGGTGCAATTAGCTTTTGTGAAGGAATATAATAAATTCGTAAACTTAGAAAGACGCTTTGATGATTCGGGTGTACCACCAGGTGCATAA
- the yycF gene encoding response regulator YycF, translating into MDKRILVVDDEKPIADILKFNLQKEGYEVFCAYDGVEALEKVEEVQPEMILLDIMLPQKDGMEVCREVRKKYDMPIIMLTAKDSEIDKVLGLELGADDYVTKPFSTRELLARVKANLRRHQQISNNVEEEESNEITIGALVIHPDAYIVSKRGETIELTHREFELLHYLAKHIGQVMTREHLLQTVWGYDYFGDVRTVDVTVRRLREKIEDNPSHPMWIVTRRGVGYYLRSPEQE; encoded by the coding sequence ATGGATAAACGTATTTTAGTAGTAGATGATGAAAAGCCAATTGCAGATATTTTAAAGTTCAATCTGCAAAAAGAAGGTTACGAAGTGTTTTGCGCTTACGATGGTGTAGAAGCACTTGAAAAGGTGGAAGAAGTACAACCAGAAATGATTCTGTTAGATATTATGCTACCGCAAAAAGATGGCATGGAAGTGTGTCGAGAAGTTCGAAAAAAGTATGATATGCCAATTATTATGCTGACCGCTAAAGATTCTGAAATTGATAAAGTACTTGGCCTTGAACTAGGTGCAGATGATTATGTAACAAAGCCTTTCAGTACCAGAGAGCTGTTGGCGCGAGTGAAAGCAAATTTAAGAAGACATCAACAGATTTCAAATAATGTTGAAGAAGAAGAGAGCAATGAGATTACAATCGGTGCACTTGTCATTCATCCTGATGCTTATATTGTTTCAAAGCGTGGAGAAACGATTGAATTGACACATCGTGAATTTGAATTGCTGCATTACTTGGCAAAGCATATCGGACAAGTTATGACGCGAGAGCACTTGTTACAAACAGTATGGGGCTATGACTATTTTGGTGATGTTCGTACAGTTGATGTTACTGTTCGAAGATTACGTGAGAAAATTGAAGATAATCCAAGCCATCCAATGTGGATTGTAACAAGACGTGGGGTAGGTTATTATTTGCGTAGTCCAGAGCAGGAGTAA
- a CDS encoding adenylosuccinate synthase — MSSVVVVGTQWGDEGKGKITDFLSENAEVIARYQGGNNAGHTIKFNGETYKLHLIPSGIFYDDKVCVIGNGMVVDPKALVQELKYLHDRNVTTDNLRISNRAHVILPYHLKLDEVEEERKGDNKIGTTKKGIGPAYMDKAARVGIRIADLLDREVFEAKLTQNLAEKNRLLERMYEVEGFKLEDILDEYYEYGQQVAKYVVDTSVVLNDALDEGRRVLFEGAQGVMLDIDQGTYPFVTSSNPVAGGVTIGSGVGPSKIKHVVGVSKAYTTRVGDGPFPTELTNEIGDQIREVGREYGTTTGRPRRVGWFDSVVVRHARRVSGITDLSLNSIDVLTGIEKLKICVAYRYEGKIIEEFPASLNVLAKCEPVYEELPGWTEDITGVKSLDELPENARHYLERVSQLTGIPLSIFSVGPDRKQTNVLRGVYS, encoded by the coding sequence ATGTCTTCAGTTGTTGTAGTAGGAACACAATGGGGAGATGAAGGAAAAGGGAAGATTACAGACTTCCTGTCAGAAAATGCAGAAGTAATTGCACGTTACCAAGGTGGAAACAATGCTGGTCATACGATTAAGTTTAATGGTGAAACGTACAAATTACATTTAATTCCTTCAGGGATTTTTTATGATGATAAAGTTTGTGTGATTGGAAATGGTATGGTTGTAGATCCAAAAGCACTTGTTCAAGAATTAAAATATCTACATGATCGTAACGTAACAACAGATAACTTACGTATTAGTAACCGTGCGCATGTTATTTTACCTTACCACTTAAAATTAGATGAGGTAGAAGAAGAGCGCAAAGGTGATAATAAAATTGGAACAACGAAAAAAGGAATTGGTCCAGCATATATGGATAAAGCTGCACGTGTAGGTATCCGTATTGCAGATTTATTAGACCGTGAAGTGTTTGAAGCAAAATTAACGCAAAACTTAGCTGAAAAAAATCGTCTTCTTGAAAGAATGTATGAAGTAGAAGGCTTTAAATTAGAAGATATCTTAGATGAATATTACGAGTATGGTCAACAGGTTGCAAAATATGTTGTCGATACGTCTGTTGTATTAAATGATGCTTTAGACGAAGGTCGTCGCGTATTATTTGAAGGTGCACAAGGTGTTATGTTAGATATCGACCAAGGAACATATCCGTTTGTAACTTCTTCTAACCCTGTTGCTGGTGGGGTAACAATCGGTTCAGGTGTAGGTCCTTCAAAAATCAAGCATGTAGTGGGTGTATCAAAAGCATACACAACTCGTGTTGGTGACGGTCCGTTCCCAACAGAATTAACAAACGAAATTGGTGATCAAATTCGTGAAGTAGGTCGTGAATACGGAACAACAACAGGTCGTCCACGTCGCGTTGGTTGGTTTGACAGCGTAGTTGTTCGTCACGCGCGTCGCGTAAGTGGTATCACAGATTTATCTTTAAACTCAATCGATGTTTTAACAGGAATTGAAAAATTGAAGATCTGTGTAGCATATCGTTATGAAGGTAAAATCATTGAAGAATTCCCAGCTAGCTTAAACGTTTTAGCTAAATGTGAGCCTGTTTATGAAGAGCTTCCAGGTTGGACGGAAGATATTACAGGTGTGAAATCTTTAGATGAGTTACCTGAGAATGCACGTCATTATTTAGAGCGTGTTTCACAATTAACTGGTATTCCGTTATCCATTTTCTCAGTGGGACCAGATCGTAAACAAACAAACGTATTACGCGGAGTTTATAGCTAA
- the rplI gene encoding 50S ribosomal protein L9, which translates to MKVIFLKDVKGKGKKGEVKNVADGYAHNFLLKNGYAVEATGGNVKVLDAQKKKEQKEAAQELENCKELKNTLESLTVELKAKSGEGGRLFGSITSKQIAEELKKKHNIKIDKRKIELDDAIRALGYTNVPVKLHPEVTATVKVHVTEQN; encoded by the coding sequence ATGAAAGTCATTTTCTTAAAAGATGTAAAAGGTAAAGGGAAAAAAGGAGAGGTTAAAAACGTAGCCGATGGTTATGCACATAACTTCTTATTGAAGAATGGATATGCTGTTGAAGCAACAGGTGGTAATGTAAAAGTATTAGATGCTCAAAAGAAAAAAGAACAAAAAGAAGCTGCACAGGAATTAGAAAACTGTAAAGAACTAAAGAACACGCTCGAATCTCTAACAGTAGAGTTAAAAGCTAAATCAGGTGAAGGTGGCCGTTTATTTGGTTCTATTACAAGCAAGCAAATTGCAGAAGAATTAAAGAAAAAACATAACATTAAAATTGATAAGCGTAAAATCGAATTAGATGATGCTATTCGTGCGCTAGGTTATACAAATGTACCTGTGAAACTACATCCTGAAGTAACGGCTACAGTAAAGGTTCATGTAACAGAACAAAACTAA